The Megachile rotundata isolate GNS110a chromosome 3, iyMegRotu1, whole genome shotgun sequence genome includes a window with the following:
- the LOC143264042 gene encoding uncharacterized protein LOC143264042 isoform X2, whose amino-acid sequence MAIKRVNTERGLLNAVYGESGHLTLEFKGLLNDAFVTLSFHFFEDRVCATSVFIDFTETVNDFRSRRSEIRYSKEDHFLVENLRVYTKIRRFSSRTTDSQDLLCCSNNQPTLLRVKMRRKNVGSKNR is encoded by the exons ATGGCCATTAAAAGAGTCAATACAGAGCGAGGACTTTTGAATGCCGTCTACGGAGAATCCGGACATTTGACTCTCGAATTCAAGGGACTTTTAAACGACGCTTTCGTAACTCTTTCTTTTCACTTTTTCGAAGATCGTGTTTGCGCAACGTCCGTGTTCATCGATTTTACGGAAACGGTTAATGATTTCAGATCTCGACGCTCAG AAATTAGGTATTCAAAGGAAGACCATTTTCTCGTGGAGAATTTACGAGTGTACACGAAGATACGTCG ATTTTCCTCAAGGACCACGGATTCCCAAGATTTATTATGCTGCTCGAACAACCAGCCGACACTGCTTCgg GTAAAAATGAGGCGGAAGAACGTTGGGTCGAAAAATCGGTGA
- the LOC143264042 gene encoding uncharacterized protein LOC143264042 isoform X1 has product MAIKRVNTERGLLNAVYGESGHLTLEFKGLLNDAFVTLSFHFFEDRVCATSVFIDFTETVNDFRSRRSEIRYSKEDHFLVENLRVYTKIRRFSSRTTDSQDLLCCSNNQPTLLRVKYNKNSLNVRGYIIYGNTDQLHTILEFFEHHR; this is encoded by the exons ATGGCCATTAAAAGAGTCAATACAGAGCGAGGACTTTTGAATGCCGTCTACGGAGAATCCGGACATTTGACTCTCGAATTCAAGGGACTTTTAAACGACGCTTTCGTAACTCTTTCTTTTCACTTTTTCGAAGATCGTGTTTGCGCAACGTCCGTGTTCATCGATTTTACGGAAACGGTTAATGATTTCAGATCTCGACGCTCAG AAATTAGGTATTCAAAGGAAGACCATTTTCTCGTGGAGAATTTACGAGTGTACACGAAGATACGTCG ATTTTCCTCAAGGACCACGGATTCCCAAGATTTATTATGCTGCTCGAACAACCAGCCGACACTGCTTCgggtaaaatacaataaaaattcacTGAACGTGCGAGGTTACATAATTTACGGAAACACTGATCAATTGCACACGATTCTTGAATTCTTCGAGCATCATCGTTGA